In Nitrosospira briensis C-128, a genomic segment contains:
- a CDS encoding rhomboid family intramembrane serine protease has product MLPLHDLLHQRLPGIPITKLLVAVNLLVFAAMLVGGAGLWHSSNSVQLAWGANFGPATQDGEWWRLGTALFLHFGAVHLTLNLWALWDAGQLVERMYGHTRFACIYFASGLTGNLLSLVAHRGLAISGGASGAIFGLFGALLIFLWRERHNLHPKEFRWFFWGAAGFALASLVLGLLIPGIDNAAHIGGFFSGILGGIILAQPAGRTERRFRHIRPLAGAAFALAIVILVSQVPVRTYRWSEEVLARKEIGEFLRDDAAITQSWQSILDKARQDGISFDELAGRIDTSVADRYEESFELLSELPPNPALPSAATVEILRHYAERRRDASRALAEGLRAHKPEQIRDALEMEKQSRQLAQPEKDALSRSRRAEQDKDKNTN; this is encoded by the coding sequence ATGCTGCCTCTACATGATCTTCTCCACCAGCGGTTGCCCGGTATTCCCATTACCAAACTGCTGGTCGCCGTCAATCTGCTGGTCTTCGCCGCCATGCTCGTGGGCGGAGCGGGGTTGTGGCATTCGTCCAATAGCGTGCAATTGGCCTGGGGCGCAAATTTTGGTCCGGCTACGCAAGACGGCGAATGGTGGCGCCTGGGTACCGCGCTATTCCTCCACTTTGGCGCCGTCCACCTGACGTTGAATCTCTGGGCGCTTTGGGACGCCGGGCAACTCGTTGAACGAATGTATGGGCACACCCGCTTTGCCTGCATCTATTTCGCCAGCGGCCTGACGGGTAACCTGCTGTCACTCGTTGCCCATAGAGGATTAGCCATCTCCGGCGGTGCTTCAGGCGCCATTTTTGGCCTGTTTGGCGCCCTGCTCATATTTCTCTGGCGCGAGCGCCACAATCTGCATCCGAAGGAATTTCGCTGGTTTTTCTGGGGTGCCGCGGGTTTTGCGCTTGCCAGCCTTGTCCTCGGCCTTTTGATTCCCGGCATCGACAATGCAGCGCATATCGGCGGTTTTTTTTCCGGAATACTCGGCGGAATAATACTTGCACAGCCTGCCGGTAGAACAGAACGTCGATTCCGCCACATCCGCCCGCTTGCCGGAGCTGCTTTTGCACTTGCAATTGTCATCCTCGTCAGCCAAGTCCCCGTGCGCACTTATCGCTGGAGCGAAGAGGTGCTGGCGCGCAAGGAGATCGGAGAATTTTTGCGGGACGACGCAGCGATCACGCAGTCCTGGCAGAGCATACTTGATAAGGCCAGGCAAGACGGCATCTCATTCGACGAACTGGCAGGACGTATCGACACGTCGGTTGCCGATCGCTATGAAGAAAGCTTTGAGCTGCTCTCCGAGCTTCCGCCCAACCCTGCCCTGCCCTCCGCCGCTACCGTGGAAATACTGCGCCATTATGCCGAGCGCCGCAGGGATGCGTCACGTGCCTTGGCGGAGGGATTGCGCGCCCACAAGCCCGAGCAGATCCGCGACGCCCTGGAAATGGAAAAACAATCGCGGCAGCTCGCTCAACCTGAAAAAGATGCGCTTTCCAGGTCAAGGCGCGCAGAGCAAGATAAAGACAAAAATACGAACTGA
- a CDS encoding TIGR03790 family protein codes for MGRLARPRLASWKFLTCLPVLLIALIFGTLPVHAQARIELPRTGLAPDELAVIINDSDPQSLEVADYYQKARHIPAANMIHLNFPSGRNALSRDEFQQLKAEIDQATPPHIQAYAVAWTLPYRVACMSLTSALAFGFDEHYCSSKCSPTRPSPYFNSPSLHPVNDHDIRPAMMLAGTDFEQVKALIDRGVASDRSFPKGQAYLVITPDKARSVRASYFELAAKELAGVFPIEILETEAISGRHDVLFYFTGLANVPQLHTLDFLPGALADHLTSAGGQLTDSMQMSSLRWLEAGATASYGTVVEPCNHMQKFPFPAVAMFHYALGESAIESYWKSVAWPGEGVFVGEPLAQPFAPELKEIRAGQFELHIFSPRQRRLRMERSSSAVGPYKALAQRPRINRGANIIRFNFAEKEGYLRLQW; via the coding sequence ATGGGACGCCTGGCCCGTCCGCGACTCGCAAGCTGGAAGTTTCTGACCTGTCTCCCCGTCCTGCTGATTGCTCTGATATTCGGGACGTTGCCTGTCCATGCTCAAGCGAGAATCGAGCTGCCGCGCACGGGGCTGGCGCCGGATGAGCTTGCTGTCATCATTAACGACAGCGATCCCCAATCCCTTGAAGTGGCTGATTATTACCAGAAGGCGCGCCATATCCCGGCAGCCAACATGATTCATCTGAACTTTCCGTCCGGCCGGAACGCCCTCTCAAGGGATGAGTTTCAGCAACTGAAGGCGGAAATTGATCAGGCTACGCCCCCTCACATTCAAGCCTACGCGGTCGCGTGGACGCTTCCCTACCGGGTAGCTTGCATGTCGCTGACCTCGGCGCTGGCCTTTGGCTTCGACGAACACTATTGTTCATCCAAGTGTAGCCCTACCAGACCCAGCCCATACTTCAACTCGCCCAGTCTTCATCCTGTCAACGACCATGATATACGACCGGCTATGATGCTGGCCGGCACCGATTTCGAGCAGGTCAAGGCACTGATCGATCGGGGAGTCGCCTCTGATCGCAGTTTTCCCAAAGGACAGGCCTACCTGGTAATAACGCCCGACAAGGCACGCAGCGTGCGGGCCAGCTATTTCGAGCTGGCCGCAAAAGAACTGGCCGGTGTTTTTCCCATCGAAATCCTGGAAACCGAAGCAATTTCAGGCCGGCACGATGTTCTTTTTTATTTCACCGGCCTGGCCAACGTGCCGCAACTCCATACACTGGATTTTCTGCCGGGCGCGTTGGCTGATCATTTGACTTCAGCCGGCGGTCAGCTTACCGATTCAATGCAGATGAGCAGCCTGCGCTGGCTGGAAGCGGGCGCCACCGCCAGTTACGGGACCGTGGTCGAGCCATGCAACCATATGCAGAAGTTCCCTTTTCCCGCCGTTGCCATGTTTCACTACGCGCTTGGCGAAAGCGCCATCGAATCCTACTGGAAGAGCGTGGCATGGCCGGGCGAGGGCGTGTTCGTGGGCGAACCGTTGGCCCAGCCGTTCGCTCCGGAACTGAAAGAAATTCGTGCGGGCCAGTTCGAACTGCACATTTTTTCGCCGCGCCAACGGCGGCTTCGTATGGAGCGATCCAGCTCAGCGGTGGGTCCGTACAAGGCTCTCGCTCAGCGGCCACGGATAAATCGCGGCGCTAATATAATACGCTTCAATTTCGCTGAAAAAGAAGGCTACCTCAGATTGCAATGGTGA
- the argS gene encoding arginine--tRNA ligase, which produces MIPPVQPNFKSHFAELLRTPLSEMGPSALDANIEFARPRQANHGDYSCNLAMQLAKPLRQSPREIAALLVDVLSASPYLEKIEVAGAGFINLFLTTSAKQQFPRYVLESGEQFGHINLGAGKKVQVEFVSANPTGPLHVGHGRGAAFGASLANVLAAAGYSVAREYYVNDAGRQMDILALSTWLRYLELNGVTSRFPGNAYQGQYVRDMARLIHKAHAGRYVHRPDLLFEGISEEAEAGTEADLDGLIAKAKKLLGQDYAYIHNFVLTEQLGDCRNDLMEFGVAFDTWFSEQSLFDNGDVAHAVQLLEQGRYLYQQDGAQWFRSTDFGDEKDRVVQRENGQFTYFASDIAYHLNKFERGFERVIDVWGADHHGYIPRVKGAMKALAIDPGKLEIALVQFAVLYRDGKKAPMSTRSGEFVTLRELRQEVGNDAARFFYVLRKSDQHLDFDLDLAKSQSNDNPVYYVQYAHARVCSVLEQWGEDPAVLRTADMSPLIDPAELSLLQKLIDYPEMVEAAAKELSPHLIAFYLRELAGEFHSYYNATRFLVPEIPLRLARLGLVAAIRQILSNGLKLLGVSAPVKM; this is translated from the coding sequence ATGATTCCTCCAGTCCAACCCAACTTTAAATCCCATTTTGCCGAGCTCCTGCGGACGCCCTTGAGCGAAATGGGACCCTCAGCACTGGATGCGAATATAGAGTTTGCGCGCCCCCGCCAAGCGAACCATGGTGATTACTCCTGTAACCTGGCGATGCAATTGGCCAAGCCGCTGCGCCAAAGCCCGCGTGAGATCGCCGCGCTGCTCGTCGACGTGCTTTCCGCCTCACCCTATCTCGAAAAGATAGAGGTCGCGGGTGCCGGCTTTATTAATTTATTTCTCACGACTTCCGCCAAGCAGCAGTTTCCCCGTTATGTACTGGAGAGCGGCGAGCAGTTCGGCCATATTAATCTGGGTGCAGGTAAAAAGGTACAAGTGGAATTCGTTTCGGCCAATCCGACCGGACCCTTGCACGTCGGGCATGGGCGAGGTGCGGCATTCGGCGCAAGCCTTGCCAATGTGCTGGCAGCTGCGGGTTATTCCGTTGCACGTGAGTATTATGTCAATGATGCCGGACGTCAGATGGATATTCTTGCGCTTTCCACCTGGCTGCGTTACCTGGAGCTGAACGGAGTCACTTCGCGCTTCCCCGGTAACGCGTACCAAGGCCAGTACGTGCGCGATATGGCACGCCTGATCCACAAAGCGCATGCAGGGCGGTATGTGCATCGGCCTGACCTGCTGTTCGAAGGTATCTCGGAGGAAGCGGAGGCCGGTACCGAAGCAGACCTCGACGGGCTGATTGCCAAAGCCAAAAAACTGCTGGGGCAGGATTACGCATACATTCACAATTTCGTCCTGACCGAGCAATTGGGTGACTGTCGCAATGACTTGATGGAATTCGGTGTCGCTTTTGACACATGGTTTTCCGAGCAATCGTTGTTCGATAACGGTGACGTGGCACATGCGGTCCAATTGCTCGAACAGGGACGCTATCTATATCAGCAGGATGGCGCCCAGTGGTTCCGATCAACCGATTTCGGCGATGAAAAAGACCGGGTAGTTCAGCGGGAAAACGGGCAGTTTACTTATTTCGCTTCAGATATCGCTTATCATCTCAATAAGTTCGAACGCGGCTTCGAACGCGTCATCGATGTCTGGGGGGCCGACCATCACGGATATATTCCACGAGTAAAAGGCGCGATGAAAGCGCTGGCTATCGATCCCGGAAAACTTGAAATTGCGCTGGTGCAGTTCGCGGTGCTCTACCGCGACGGAAAAAAAGCGCCCATGTCCACCCGTTCGGGGGAATTTGTCACGTTGCGTGAATTACGCCAGGAAGTAGGAAACGACGCAGCACGCTTTTTTTACGTATTGCGTAAAAGCGACCAGCATCTGGATTTTGACCTGGACCTGGCTAAATCGCAAAGCAACGATAATCCCGTTTATTACGTGCAGTATGCCCATGCAAGGGTTTGCAGCGTACTGGAACAATGGGGTGAAGACCCGGCTGTGCTTCGCACAGCGGATATGTCTCCACTTATAGACCCCGCTGAATTATCTCTTTTGCAGAAGCTGATCGATTATCCTGAAATGGTGGAGGCAGCGGCGAAGGAACTTTCTCCTCATCTGATCGCCTTCTATCTCAGGGAACTGGCGGGTGAGTTTCACAGTTACTATAATGCTACCCGTTTTCTCGTTCCGGAAATTCCGCTGCGGCTGGCCCGGTTAGGGCTGGTTGCCGCGATACGGCAAATATTGAGCAATGGTCTGAAACTGCTGGGCGTAAGCGCCCCGGTTAAAATGTAG
- a CDS encoding SPOR domain-containing protein produces the protein MSRDYKTHTNSSISAKSRSTLLLGVFIGYALGLLSAIGTWMYINQAPSPFISQDKVVDSAAAKSAITQTERAAQSSGTEAKPASVADAKPRFEFYKILPDAEEPVPEHQIKQAAQRTSSQDKYFLQAGSFQNADDADNLKAKLAMLGVEASVQAANLPEKGTWHRVRVGPFSSAADGDRVRASLQQSGVQSSLIKTHEGVQ, from the coding sequence ATGAGCCGAGATTATAAAACCCACACCAACTCGTCAATTTCCGCCAAAAGCAGGAGTACGCTTCTCCTGGGGGTATTTATCGGCTATGCGCTGGGCCTTCTCAGTGCCATTGGCACCTGGATGTATATCAATCAGGCGCCCAGCCCATTTATATCCCAGGACAAAGTGGTGGATAGCGCCGCGGCGAAAAGTGCCATAACCCAAACTGAAAGGGCGGCACAATCCTCCGGCACGGAAGCCAAGCCAGCCAGCGTTGCCGATGCCAAACCACGCTTCGAATTCTATAAAATCCTGCCCGATGCCGAGGAGCCCGTGCCGGAGCACCAGATCAAGCAGGCTGCGCAGCGGACTTCTTCGCAGGATAAGTATTTTCTCCAGGCAGGGTCTTTCCAGAATGCCGATGACGCGGATAATTTGAAAGCGAAACTTGCCATGCTCGGGGTGGAAGCATCAGTTCAAGCTGCCAATTTGCCGGAAAAAGGTACTTGGCACAGGGTGCGCGTAGGTCCTTTTTCCAGTGCTGCAGATGGCGACCGGGTGCGCGCATCTCTGCAACAAAGCGGCGTACAAAGCAGTCTCATCAAAACACATGAAGGGGTGCAGTAA
- a CDS encoding thiol:disulfide interchange protein DsbA/DsbL — MSSLRLLAAVLFLVGISVTGISAARAEIVEGTDYTILPQPRPTDSDGKIEVIEFFWYGCPHCYELHPRIKAWLKRKPKDVNFRYVPAIFRANWIPGAKTFYALEALGETDRLHDKVYEAIHRDKIDLTKDEVLFDWMAKQGIDRKKFIDAYNSFSVQNQASRSTHMSKDYSLTGVPAIVVDGRYLTSGKMGGTPDDTIRTMDELIEKVRKERVKK, encoded by the coding sequence ATGAGTTCATTGCGTTTGCTTGCGGCGGTCCTCTTTCTGGTCGGCATCAGTGTCACCGGTATTTCGGCCGCTCGCGCCGAAATTGTTGAAGGGACAGATTACACTATTCTGCCCCAACCTCGACCGACCGACAGTGATGGCAAGATTGAAGTCATAGAATTCTTCTGGTACGGTTGCCCGCATTGCTACGAACTTCATCCGCGAATCAAAGCCTGGCTGAAGCGGAAGCCTAAAGATGTGAACTTTCGTTACGTTCCCGCCATCTTTCGCGCAAACTGGATTCCCGGCGCAAAAACCTTCTATGCGCTGGAAGCGCTTGGTGAAACAGACCGGCTGCACGATAAGGTCTACGAGGCCATTCATCGCGACAAGATCGATTTGACCAAGGACGAGGTATTGTTCGACTGGATGGCGAAGCAGGGGATAGACCGGAAGAAATTTATTGATGCCTACAACTCTTTTTCCGTACAAAACCAGGCGTCGCGGTCAACACATATGTCCAAGGATTACAGCCTCACAGGCGTGCCGGCGATAGTGGTGGACGGTAGATACCTCACCAGCGGAAAAATGGGTGGCACGCCCGACGATACCATTAGAACGATGGATGAGTTGATTGAGAAGGTGCGCAAGGAGCGGGTAAAGAAATAG
- a CDS encoding SDR family oxidoreductase — MPLKVVISGASSGLGSALARHYAGLGATLGLIARRADLLETLAAELPGASIYVADVRDAGAMQAAAHDFMRRHGCPDIVIANAGISRGTLTEYAEDREVFESILATNVIGMVNLFQPFISVMRTAGQGNLVGIASVAGYRGLPGSGAYSASKAAAISYLESLRVEMHGNGVSVITICPGYVATSMTANNPFRMPFLLTAEEVAEKIVRIIENKVLFAVIPWQMAIVARVLKFLPNFLYDRLFANAPRKPR; from the coding sequence ATGCCATTGAAAGTTGTCATAAGTGGGGCATCCAGTGGCCTGGGTAGCGCATTGGCACGGCACTATGCCGGTCTGGGGGCAACGCTGGGCCTGATCGCACGGCGCGCAGATTTACTGGAAACCCTTGCGGCAGAATTACCGGGTGCGTCGATCTATGTGGCCGATGTCCGCGATGCCGGCGCAATGCAGGCCGCAGCGCACGATTTCATGCGCCGCCATGGCTGCCCCGATATCGTCATCGCCAATGCGGGCATCAGCCGCGGCACGCTTACCGAATATGCCGAAGATCGTGAAGTTTTTGAAAGTATCCTCGCCACCAATGTCATTGGCATGGTGAACCTCTTCCAGCCATTTATTTCCGTAATGAGGACAGCCGGACAAGGCAACCTGGTCGGCATTGCCAGCGTCGCAGGCTATCGGGGCCTTCCAGGAAGCGGCGCTTACTCAGCCTCCAAGGCTGCCGCCATCAGCTATCTCGAAAGCCTGCGGGTCGAGATGCACGGCAATGGCGTATCGGTCATAACCATTTGTCCCGGCTACGTCGCAACGTCGATGACGGCGAATAATCCCTTCCGCATGCCTTTCCTTCTGACAGCAGAAGAGGTCGCTGAAAAAATCGTGCGCATTATCGAGAACAAGGTACTGTTCGCCGTGATTCCCTGGCAAATGGCGATCGTCGCCCGGGTTTTAAAATTCCTTCCCAATTTCCTTTATGACCGCCTATTCGCCAACGCGCCACGGAAGCCGAGGTAG
- the msrA gene encoding peptide-methionine (S)-S-oxide reductase MsrA, with amino-acid sequence MTTEKAIFGAGCFWGVESVFRAVKGVDEVISGYAGGHIKNPAYRDVCSGETGHAEVVQVAYDPSQVGYDELLEVFWNCHNPTTPNRQGPDVGTQYRSVIFFYTPEQEIAAKASREKLQQSGRWRGPIVTEILPASEFYPAEEYHQHYFEKRGIRGHCHG; translated from the coding sequence ATGACAACAGAAAAAGCAATTTTTGGAGCAGGTTGTTTCTGGGGCGTCGAATCTGTTTTTCGGGCAGTCAAGGGCGTGGATGAGGTGATAAGCGGATACGCCGGCGGCCATATCAAGAATCCTGCCTATCGCGATGTATGTTCGGGCGAGACCGGCCATGCCGAAGTGGTGCAGGTGGCATACGATCCATCTCAGGTTGGTTACGATGAGTTGCTCGAGGTGTTCTGGAATTGCCACAATCCCACCACACCCAATCGGCAGGGACCGGACGTAGGTACGCAATACCGTTCGGTGATTTTCTTTTATACGCCCGAGCAGGAGATTGCGGCGAAAGCGTCCAGGGAAAAATTGCAGCAAAGCGGGCGCTGGCGCGGGCCCATCGTCACGGAAATTCTGCCGGCCTCCGAGTTTTATCCTGCAGAGGAATACCATCAGCACTATTTTGAGAAGCGCGGCATTCGGGGCCATTGCCACGGTTGA
- a CDS encoding multifunctional CCA addition/repair protein, whose amino-acid sequence MKTYLVGGSVRDEILGLPVTDHDHVVVGSSPDEMIRLGYRPVGKDFPVFLHPRSQEQYALARTERKVSRGYKGFEVYASPEVTLQEDLARRDLTINSLAKDQDGNIIDLFGGLSDLEAGLLRHISPAFTEDPVRVLRTARFAARFGFRIASETLALMSEMVHNGEVDALVPERVWQEFARGLMEQRPSRMFYALRECSALARIMPEVDALFGVPQPAQHHPEIDTGVHVMMVIDHAASRNYSLPVRFASLTHDLGKGTTPPEEWPRHIGHEARSVKLVKDLCERIRVPNEARDLALLVARYHGDVHRAAELRPVTIANMLQGVDAYRKPKRFEEFLQACACDFHGRPGYAEKPYPQAERLHDAFEAARSVDAGAIAAELTKTISDPTRLPGAINTRVSEMRIAEIRNRLA is encoded by the coding sequence ATGAAGACTTATCTGGTCGGCGGCTCCGTTCGCGATGAGATCCTGGGCCTGCCGGTGACCGACCATGACCATGTAGTTGTAGGATCGTCGCCGGACGAGATGATCCGGCTCGGCTACCGTCCGGTAGGAAAAGATTTTCCTGTTTTCCTTCATCCCCGGAGCCAGGAGCAATATGCGCTGGCACGTACCGAGCGCAAGGTGTCACGCGGGTACAAGGGCTTCGAAGTTTATGCCTCGCCTGAAGTTACCTTGCAGGAGGATCTGGCGCGGCGCGATCTCACCATCAATTCCCTGGCCAAGGATCAGGACGGCAATATCATCGACCTGTTTGGCGGCTTGTCCGACCTGGAAGCCGGGCTACTGCGTCACATAAGCCCGGCATTCACTGAAGATCCGGTTCGCGTGCTGCGAACCGCCCGTTTTGCCGCCCGCTTCGGTTTTCGAATCGCATCCGAGACCCTCGCACTGATGAGCGAGATGGTGCACAACGGTGAAGTGGATGCGCTGGTACCGGAACGGGTCTGGCAGGAATTTGCACGCGGCTTGATGGAACAACGGCCTTCGCGCATGTTCTATGCGCTTCGCGAGTGTAGCGCGCTCGCCCGCATCATGCCTGAAGTGGACGCCTTGTTCGGGGTACCCCAACCGGCGCAGCACCACCCTGAAATTGATACCGGCGTGCATGTGATGATGGTTATCGATCATGCAGCTTCCAGGAATTATTCCCTGCCGGTACGGTTCGCCTCGCTGACGCATGATCTTGGCAAAGGCACGACTCCACCGGAGGAATGGCCGCGCCATATCGGTCACGAAGCACGGAGCGTCAAGCTGGTGAAAGATTTATGCGAGCGCATCAGGGTACCTAACGAAGCGCGCGACCTCGCTTTACTGGTCGCACGCTACCATGGCGACGTACATCGCGCTGCAGAACTGCGGCCCGTCACCATCGCCAATATGTTGCAAGGCGTGGATGCATACCGCAAACCGAAACGCTTCGAAGAATTTTTGCAGGCATGCGCCTGCGATTTTCACGGCCGGCCCGGCTATGCGGAAAAACCTTACCCCCAGGCCGAGCGGTTACATGACGCGTTTGAAGCGGCCAGGAGCGTGGATGCGGGCGCAATTGCCGCTGAATTGACCAAAACCATTTCCGATCCCACTCGCCTGCCGGGCGCGATCAATACCAGGGTGAGCGAGATGCGGATCGCGGAAATCAGAAACCGGTTGGCCTGA
- a CDS encoding complex I NDUFA9 subunit family protein, producing MNIKNVCIFGGSGFVGRHLANLLTTQEIYMRIPTRSYKRARSLLVLPTVRLVEANIYDDAELDRLLTGMDAVINLVGILHGDFNTVHVELPRKIAAACERNGIARLLHMSALNAGPSQPSAYLRSKAEGEKIMMTSGLVTTSFRPSVIFGPGDSSLSLFARLARLPVLPLGSPNAKFQPVFVKDVAHAFAASLTAPHTFGQRYDLCGPQCYSLRQLVEYAAHVTGRDPAIIGLNDSLSYLQAMIMEFLPGKLVTRDNYYSMKVDSVCNCDAPGNFMEAWGIRSTALEEVAPIYLAGDVPRERYDDFRAGR from the coding sequence ATGAACATTAAAAATGTCTGCATTTTTGGCGGCAGCGGATTTGTCGGCCGGCATCTCGCAAATCTCCTGACCACGCAAGAAATCTATATGCGTATTCCCACGCGCAGCTACAAGCGCGCCAGGAGCCTGCTGGTTTTACCAACCGTACGCCTGGTAGAGGCGAATATTTACGATGATGCGGAACTTGACCGGCTACTGACAGGCATGGATGCGGTCATCAACCTGGTGGGTATTCTGCATGGGGACTTCAACACTGTGCACGTGGAGCTCCCGCGTAAAATCGCGGCCGCATGCGAGCGCAACGGAATAGCGCGCTTACTGCACATGAGTGCACTGAATGCCGGCCCGAGCCAGCCCAGCGCGTATTTGCGCTCCAAGGCCGAAGGCGAAAAAATCATGATGACGTCCGGCCTGGTTACGACCAGCTTCAGGCCGTCCGTTATTTTCGGCCCCGGAGACTCATCGCTCAGCCTGTTTGCCAGGCTGGCGCGGCTACCGGTGTTGCCCCTGGGGTCGCCCAATGCAAAATTTCAGCCGGTATTCGTCAAGGATGTAGCGCATGCATTCGCCGCCAGCTTGACGGCGCCCCACACTTTTGGTCAGCGCTACGATCTGTGCGGCCCACAATGTTACAGCCTGCGGCAGTTGGTGGAATATGCCGCCCACGTTACCGGGCGTGACCCGGCCATCATCGGCCTCAACGATAGCCTTTCTTATCTGCAGGCGATGATAATGGAGTTTCTACCCGGAAAACTCGTGACCCGCGACAACTATTATTCAATGAAAGTGGATAGCGTCTGTAATTGTGACGCCCCTGGCAACTTTATGGAAGCCTGGGGTATTCGGTCCACTGCCCTGGAAGAAGTGGCACCTATATATCTGGCGGGCGATGTGCCGCGGGAACGGTACGATGATTTTCGCGCAGGGCGATAA